Proteins from one Sphingopyxis terrae subsp. terrae NBRC 15098 genomic window:
- the thyA gene encoding thymidylate synthase yields the protein MRRIWTEGDERVDRTGVGTRSLFGETMRFSLRDDAIPLLTTKRVYWKTALRELLWFLTGDTNIRPLVAQGVRIWTDWPLEKYRRATGEQIDAEAFEARIVADPDFAAAWGDLGPVYGHQWVNWPRYEPAGEGLFRRAEQGHNQIAALIDSLRNNPGSRRHIFTGWNVADLDRMALPPCHMTYQFHVRSDGGLSCLLFQRSCDLGLGFAFNIFEAALLTRMVAAQCGLHAHELVWTGGDVHLYLNHAELVEQQLRRVPSGAPRLRILRQASSIFDYAFDDFAVENYAPQAHISAPVAV from the coding sequence ATGCGTCGGATATGGACCGAAGGCGACGAACGCGTCGACCGCACCGGGGTCGGGACGCGCTCGCTGTTCGGCGAAACGATGCGCTTTTCGCTGCGCGACGATGCCATTCCCTTGCTCACAACCAAGCGCGTGTACTGGAAAACGGCGCTGCGCGAGCTGTTGTGGTTCCTGACCGGCGACACCAATATCCGACCGCTTGTTGCGCAGGGCGTCCGCATATGGACCGACTGGCCGCTCGAGAAATATCGCCGCGCGACGGGCGAGCAGATCGACGCCGAAGCGTTCGAGGCGCGGATCGTCGCCGATCCTGATTTCGCGGCGGCGTGGGGCGATCTGGGGCCGGTCTATGGTCATCAGTGGGTCAATTGGCCGCGCTATGAGCCGGCGGGCGAGGGGCTGTTCCGCCGCGCGGAACAGGGGCACAACCAGATCGCCGCGCTGATCGACTCGCTCCGCAACAACCCCGGATCGCGCCGGCATATCTTCACAGGCTGGAATGTCGCCGATCTCGACCGCATGGCGCTGCCGCCCTGTCACATGACCTATCAGTTTCATGTGCGGAGCGACGGCGGACTGTCGTGCCTTCTGTTCCAGCGGTCGTGCGACCTGGGCCTGGGTTTTGCCTTCAACATATTCGAAGCCGCGCTGCTGACGCGGATGGTTGCGGCGCAATGCGGTCTTCATGCCCATGAACTGGTGTGGACCGGCGGCGACGTCCATCTTTACCTCAATCACGCAGAGCTCGTGGAGCAGCAGCTTCGGCGCGTTCCATCGGGCGCACCGCGATTGCGCATCCTTCGGCAGGCTTCGAGCATTTTCGATTATGCGTTCGACGATTTCGCGGTCGAGAATTACGCCCCGCAGGCGCACATTTCCGCGCCCGTCGCGGTCTGA
- a CDS encoding ATP-dependent helicase — protein MDTPSSLPELPPPSPSDPPYLQGLNGPQRQAVLTTEGPVLMLAGAGTGKTAALTARLAHIIATRRAWPSEILAVTFTNRAAREMRERIGRMIGDAVEGMPWLGTFHSICAKMLRRHAELVGLQSNFTILDTDDQLRVLKQIIQTEGLDEKRWPARQLAALIDKWKNRGLTPPDLDAGDKEAYADGKGGHFYALYQARLKTLNACDFGDLLLHMLVILKNHRDVLEHYQQRFKYILVDEYQDTNASQYLWLRLLAQARKNICCVGDDDQSIYSWRGAEVANILRFEKDFPGATVIRLEQNYRSTPQILAAASALIAQNSDRLGKTLWTELDAGDKVRVVGVWDGPEEARRIGEELEDLQRRRVSLDRAAILVRAQFQTREFEDRFIAIGMPYRIVGGFRFYERAEIRDALAYLRLVQSPADDLAFERIVNVPKRGLGDKAVARIHQFARIDRTPLFHAASRITETDELTPQARRQLANFVAMMRGWQSKAGELSHPELTQLILDESGYTAMLQADRSAEAAGRLENLSELVRAMEEYDSLEAFLEHVSLVMDRDNDDQTETVTIMTIHAAKGLEFDHVFLAGWEDGVFPSQRAMDEGGTASLEEERRLAYVAITRARRRASIYHAANRRIYGQWMSSIPSRFIGEIPPEHVASENSFGGGQSLWRANWAAQGDPFAHVAERQPARTMTRGPAWQRAVAQSSTVTRAPAPSERAPAASVGAKPRADLAIGMRVFHEKFGYGEIIDIDGNKLEVEFEQAGAKRVLDGFVRAA, from the coding sequence ATGGATACCCCCTCATCCCTCCCCGAATTGCCGCCGCCCTCGCCGTCAGATCCGCCCTATCTGCAGGGCCTGAACGGCCCGCAGCGGCAGGCCGTTCTCACCACCGAAGGTCCAGTGCTGATGCTCGCCGGGGCCGGCACGGGCAAGACCGCCGCACTGACGGCACGGCTGGCGCATATCATCGCGACGCGGCGCGCCTGGCCGTCGGAAATCCTGGCCGTCACCTTCACCAACAGGGCAGCGCGCGAGATGCGCGAACGCATCGGACGGATGATCGGCGACGCGGTCGAGGGCATGCCCTGGCTGGGCACTTTTCACAGCATCTGCGCAAAAATGCTGCGCCGTCACGCCGAACTCGTCGGCCTGCAAAGCAATTTCACCATCCTCGACACCGACGACCAGCTTCGCGTGCTCAAGCAGATCATCCAGACCGAGGGACTCGATGAAAAGCGCTGGCCGGCGCGCCAGCTCGCGGCGCTGATCGACAAGTGGAAGAACCGCGGCCTGACGCCGCCCGACCTCGATGCGGGTGACAAGGAAGCCTATGCCGACGGCAAGGGCGGCCATTTCTATGCGCTGTATCAGGCGCGGCTGAAGACGCTCAACGCCTGCGATTTCGGCGACCTGCTGCTGCACATGCTGGTGATCCTGAAAAATCACCGCGATGTGCTCGAACATTATCAGCAGCGCTTCAAATATATCCTCGTCGATGAATATCAGGATACCAACGCCAGCCAGTATCTCTGGCTGCGGCTGCTGGCGCAGGCGCGCAAGAATATCTGCTGCGTCGGCGACGACGACCAGTCGATCTATTCGTGGCGCGGCGCCGAGGTCGCGAACATCCTGCGCTTCGAAAAGGACTTTCCCGGCGCGACGGTAATCCGGCTCGAGCAGAATTACCGATCGACCCCGCAGATATTGGCGGCCGCGTCGGCGCTGATTGCGCAGAACAGCGACCGCCTCGGCAAGACGCTGTGGACCGAACTCGATGCGGGCGACAAGGTGCGCGTCGTCGGCGTGTGGGACGGCCCCGAGGAAGCGCGGCGGATCGGCGAGGAACTGGAAGATTTGCAACGCCGGCGGGTTTCACTTGACCGTGCCGCCATCCTCGTCCGCGCGCAGTTCCAGACCCGCGAATTCGAGGATCGCTTCATCGCGATCGGCATGCCCTATCGCATCGTGGGCGGCTTCCGCTTCTATGAGCGCGCCGAAATTCGCGATGCGCTCGCCTATTTGCGCCTCGTCCAGTCGCCAGCCGACGATCTGGCGTTCGAGCGGATCGTCAATGTCCCGAAGCGCGGGCTGGGCGACAAGGCGGTGGCGCGTATCCACCAGTTCGCACGGATCGACCGGACCCCGCTGTTCCATGCGGCGTCACGGATTACCGAAACCGACGAGCTGACTCCGCAGGCGCGGCGCCAGCTCGCCAATTTCGTTGCGATGATGCGCGGCTGGCAATCGAAGGCGGGCGAGCTATCGCACCCCGAGCTGACGCAGCTCATCCTCGACGAATCGGGCTATACCGCAATGCTGCAGGCCGATCGCAGCGCCGAGGCGGCGGGCCGGCTTGAAAACCTCTCCGAACTCGTTCGCGCGATGGAAGAGTATGACTCGCTCGAAGCCTTTCTCGAGCATGTCAGCCTGGTGATGGACCGCGACAATGACGACCAGACCGAAACGGTGACGATCATGACGATCCACGCCGCCAAGGGCCTCGAGTTCGATCATGTCTTCCTCGCCGGCTGGGAAGACGGGGTCTTTCCGTCGCAACGCGCGATGGATGAGGGCGGGACGGCGAGCCTGGAAGAGGAACGCCGGCTGGCCTATGTCGCGATCACCCGCGCTCGTCGGCGCGCCAGCATCTATCATGCCGCGAACCGGCGTATCTACGGCCAGTGGATGAGCAGCATCCCGAGCCGCTTCATCGGCGAAATCCCGCCCGAGCATGTGGCGAGCGAGAACAGCTTCGGCGGTGGCCAGAGCCTTTGGCGGGCCAACTGGGCGGCGCAGGGCGATCCTTTTGCGCATGTTGCCGAACGCCAGCCCGCCCGCACCATGACGCGCGGCCCGGCATGGCAGCGCGCGGTCGCCCAATCATCGACCGTCACCCGCGCGCCCGCGCCATCCGAGCGAGCGCCCGCCGCATCGGTGGGAGCCAAGCCGCGCGCCGACCTCGCCATCGGTATGCGCGTGTTCCACGAAAAATTCGGCTATGGCGAAATCATCGACATCGACGGCAACAAGCTGGAGGTCGAATTCGAGCAGGCGGGCGCAAAGCGGGTGCTCGACGGCTTTGTGAGGGCGGCATGA
- a CDS encoding aspartyl/asparaginyl beta-hydroxylase domain-containing protein, with protein sequence MTTKDEWLRKAHEAHGRGDSAAEAAALDALIRADRSNIAALIAMAELKRRLNDERAASSFYRLALATAAQARDVHPALHPSLQRAEQYLSDVDNVLADHLFNRLHAAGLDQRTATPRVAEALRLLSGEQPLYQQQPNMFYFPGLAQRAFFDRSEFDWVPEVEASTAAIRDELQALLNDPGEHFSPYVAANPDRPPPNNPLLDKPDWGAAWLWQSGEIASGMDRLCPQTLATLTLAPQPVIPGRAPIALFSRLKPGTHIAPHHGLLNTRLICHLPLVVPDGCGIRVGAETRAWREGELMIFDDSFEHEAWNRGTSDRTVLLFEIWRPDIDTDEREQLTMLFSAIDAYDDGH encoded by the coding sequence ATGACAACCAAGGATGAATGGCTGCGCAAAGCACACGAAGCCCATGGCAGGGGCGATTCAGCCGCCGAAGCAGCGGCGCTCGACGCGCTCATTCGAGCGGATCGGAGCAACATCGCGGCGCTGATCGCGATGGCGGAACTCAAGCGTCGGCTCAATGACGAGCGTGCCGCCAGCAGCTTCTACCGCTTGGCGCTGGCAACCGCGGCCCAGGCTCGGGACGTGCATCCTGCGCTGCACCCTTCGTTGCAAAGAGCGGAGCAATATTTGTCCGATGTCGACAATGTTCTGGCCGACCACCTGTTCAACCGCCTTCACGCAGCCGGACTCGACCAACGCACCGCGACCCCGCGTGTAGCCGAGGCTCTGCGGCTATTATCGGGCGAACAACCGCTGTATCAACAGCAGCCCAACATGTTCTACTTCCCCGGCCTTGCGCAGCGGGCATTTTTTGATCGGTCGGAATTTGATTGGGTTCCCGAAGTGGAGGCGTCCACCGCCGCCATCCGCGACGAACTGCAAGCCTTGTTGAACGATCCGGGCGAACATTTTTCGCCCTATGTCGCGGCCAACCCCGATCGACCTCCGCCCAACAATCCATTGCTGGACAAGCCGGACTGGGGAGCGGCTTGGCTGTGGCAAAGTGGCGAGATTGCAAGCGGCATGGATCGCTTGTGCCCGCAAACTCTCGCAACGCTGACGCTCGCCCCGCAGCCAGTGATCCCGGGACGTGCACCCATAGCGTTGTTTTCCCGTCTCAAACCCGGAACCCACATTGCGCCACATCACGGGCTGCTTAATACTCGGCTTATTTGCCATCTGCCACTCGTAGTGCCCGATGGCTGCGGCATCCGCGTCGGCGCCGAAACGCGCGCATGGCGCGAAGGTGAATTGATGATCTTCGACGACAGCTTTGAACATGAAGCGTGGAATCGCGGCACCAGCGACCGCACAGTGCTGTTATTCGAGATATGGCGTCCCGACATCGACACCGACGAACGCGAGCAGCTCACGATGCTGTTTTCTGCCATCGACGCCTATGATGACGGTCACTGA
- a CDS encoding Rossmann-like and DUF2520 domain-containing protein, which produces MICRIADIMNIDIFRRIGIVGSGRVARALALGLKPASHKPPLLWGRSPEQLAEAERQVDGIETTPNLGALVQTCDAIAIAVADDALSGIVATLAAEASKTPSSPFVFHVSGRSGAAPLAPLRDAGWLTAAIHPAMTFTGNPPGEVARMAGARFAITGSSVDAAVQARRVVGLLGGVAVEIPEERRALYHAALCHASNHLVTLIADAAQALERAGVAAPRALLAPLVQAALDNSLDRGFGALSGPLLRGDVQTIRDHVAALAAHDPDLVAAYRAMAVATIDRLEHEGARPDAALRRALDSSGAVP; this is translated from the coding sequence ATGATCTGCCGTATCGCAGACATCATGAACATCGACATATTTCGGCGGATCGGAATCGTAGGATCGGGCCGCGTAGCGCGCGCCTTGGCGCTCGGACTGAAGCCCGCGTCGCACAAACCGCCCTTGCTATGGGGACGTTCGCCCGAACAACTGGCCGAAGCGGAGCGGCAAGTCGATGGCATCGAAACCACCCCCAACCTTGGGGCACTCGTCCAAACATGCGATGCGATTGCGATCGCCGTTGCCGATGACGCCCTTTCCGGCATCGTGGCCACGTTGGCGGCCGAAGCATCCAAGACGCCGTCCTCGCCTTTCGTTTTCCACGTCAGCGGCCGTAGCGGAGCCGCGCCTCTGGCGCCGCTGCGCGATGCGGGCTGGCTGACGGCCGCTATCCATCCGGCGATGACCTTCACGGGCAACCCGCCGGGTGAAGTCGCGCGGATGGCGGGCGCGCGCTTTGCGATCACCGGCTCAAGCGTCGACGCAGCCGTGCAAGCCAGGCGGGTCGTCGGCCTGCTCGGCGGTGTTGCGGTCGAAATTCCCGAAGAGCGCCGCGCGCTTTATCACGCGGCGCTCTGCCACGCGTCGAACCATCTCGTGACGCTGATTGCCGATGCCGCGCAGGCTCTTGAACGCGCGGGAGTCGCCGCGCCGCGCGCGCTGCTCGCGCCGCTGGTGCAGGCTGCTCTGGACAACAGCCTCGACCGCGGGTTCGGTGCCCTTTCGGGACCGTTGCTGCGTGGCGACGTTCAGACGATCCGTGATCATGTTGCGGCGCTTGCCGCGCATGATCCCGACCTTGTCGCCGCATATCGGGCGATGGCGGTTGCCACGATAGACCGGCTCGAACACGAGGGCGCCCGGCCCGACGCAGCGCTGCGCCGCGCACTGGACAGCAGCGGCGCTGTTCCCTAA
- a CDS encoding 3-methyl-2-oxobutanoate dehydrogenase (2-methylpropanoyl-transferring) subunit alpha, whose protein sequence is MPETHRRPASNLPPLSLHIPEPRYRPGDTPDFGDIDVPAVEATPRPGEATKPDAMRDMCYGLVRVLDFDGQAKGAWDPKLSAERLRAMLRYMMLVRAFDDRMFRAQRQGKTSFYMKCTGEEATSVASTMAIDRADMCFPSYRQQGILIARDYPLIQMMNQIYSNRGDHLLGRQLPIMYSAPEHGFFSVSGNLATQYPQAVGWAMASASKGDSRIATVWCGEGSSAEGDFHSALTFATVYNAPVIFNVVNNQWAISSFSGFAGGERTTFAARAVGYGIAGLRVDGNDPLAVYAATQWAADRARTNNGPTLIEHFTYRAEGHSTSDDPSAYRAAQEASAWPFGDPIARMKQHLIALGEWDDAQHDALRAELDDLVKTTQKQSEKLGILGHGMHQPFETMFEDVFEQMPWHLKEQCDQMLAEQEKKFGPNWKPE, encoded by the coding sequence ATGCCCGAAACGCATCGGCGCCCGGCGAGCAATCTGCCGCCGCTGTCGCTCCATATTCCCGAACCCCGCTATCGCCCCGGCGACACGCCCGACTTTGGCGATATCGATGTTCCGGCGGTCGAGGCGACCCCGCGTCCGGGCGAAGCGACCAAGCCCGATGCGATGCGCGATATGTGCTACGGCCTTGTCCGCGTGCTCGATTTTGACGGGCAGGCGAAGGGCGCGTGGGATCCGAAGCTCAGCGCCGAACGGTTGCGGGCGATGCTGCGTTACATGATGCTCGTCCGCGCCTTCGATGACCGCATGTTCCGCGCCCAGCGCCAGGGCAAGACCAGCTTTTACATGAAATGCACCGGCGAGGAGGCGACCTCGGTCGCCTCGACGATGGCGATCGACCGCGCCGATATGTGCTTTCCCAGCTACCGCCAGCAAGGCATCTTGATCGCGCGCGATTATCCGCTGATCCAGATGATGAACCAGATCTATTCGAACCGCGGCGACCATCTGCTCGGGCGGCAATTGCCGATCATGTATTCGGCGCCCGAGCACGGGTTTTTCAGCGTTTCGGGCAATCTCGCGACGCAATATCCCCAAGCAGTCGGCTGGGCGATGGCATCGGCCTCGAAGGGCGACAGCCGCATCGCGACCGTGTGGTGCGGCGAAGGGTCGTCGGCCGAAGGCGATTTCCATTCGGCGCTAACCTTTGCGACCGTCTATAACGCGCCGGTCATCTTCAACGTCGTCAACAACCAGTGGGCGATTTCCAGCTTTTCGGGTTTTGCCGGGGGTGAGCGGACGACTTTTGCGGCGCGCGCCGTCGGCTATGGCATCGCCGGCCTGCGCGTCGACGGCAATGACCCGCTTGCCGTCTATGCCGCGACGCAATGGGCGGCTGACCGGGCGCGGACGAATAACGGTCCGACGCTGATCGAACATTTCACCTATCGCGCCGAAGGGCACAGCACCTCGGACGACCCGAGTGCCTATCGCGCAGCGCAGGAAGCGAGCGCCTGGCCGTTCGGCGATCCGATCGCGCGCATGAAGCAGCATCTGATCGCGCTAGGCGAATGGGACGATGCCCAGCATGATGCGCTGCGCGCCGAGCTCGACGATTTGGTAAAGACGACGCAGAAGCAGTCGGAAAAGCTCGGGATTCTGGGTCACGGCATGCACCAGCCTTTCGAAACGATGTTTGAGGATGTCTTCGAGCAAATGCCTTGGCATCTCAAGGAGCAGTGCGATCAAATGCTGGCCGAACAGGAAAAGAAGTTCGGCCCCAATTGGAAGCCCGAATGA
- a CDS encoding JAB domain-containing protein — protein sequence MRIECCEGGIDGRCTIAPACWHRLIGRGAATVLMAHNHPSGCAYPSEADLAATGEAMDFLRRIAVDLTDHLIFVDHGHFSFRRAQLL from the coding sequence ATGCGGATCGAATGCTGCGAAGGCGGTATCGACGGCCGTTGCACGATCGCCCCTGCCTGCTGGCACCGGCTGATCGGCCGGGGCGCCGCGACCGTGTTGATGGCGCATAATCATCCATCGGGCTGCGCCTACCCGAGCGAAGCCGATCTGGCGGCGACCGGCGAGGCGATGGATTTTCTCCGCCGAATCGCCGTCGATTTGACCGATCATCTGATCTTCGTCGATCATGGTCATTTCAGCTTTCGCCGCGCGCAATTGCTCTAA
- a CDS encoding NADP-dependent oxidoreductase, with translation MAKAWHLVRRPQGLPTIDDFALHALPDLPLETDQLRVRNHWLSVDPYMRGRMNDAKSYAASFQLDQPMTGGAIGEVVESAMDGFAPGDIILHMGGWRDGGTIGLEMTPTKLPADLLAAGMPPQTFLHNMGLTGGTAWIGLLRIAAAKPGDTVFVSAAAGAVGSAVVQIAKAREMTVIGSAGGAEKCGWVKDLGADAVVDYKAGPLVPALTEALDGLGKSGIDVYFDNVGGDHLDAAFALANDFARFAICGMIDVYNDGKPQEMRNLIRTIPARIRMEGFIYTDQFFDCMEEFYADMAGLIASGAVTMRETVRDGVEAAPDAFLGLFSGANIGKMLVRV, from the coding sequence ATGGCGAAGGCATGGCATCTGGTGCGTCGTCCGCAAGGATTGCCGACGATCGACGATTTTGCGCTGCACGCGCTTCCCGATCTGCCGCTCGAAACCGATCAGCTTCGCGTGCGCAATCACTGGCTGTCGGTCGACCCCTATATGCGCGGCCGGATGAACGATGCCAAAAGCTACGCCGCCTCCTTCCAGCTAGACCAGCCGATGACCGGCGGAGCGATCGGCGAAGTCGTCGAAAGCGCAATGGACGGCTTTGCGCCGGGCGACATCATCCTGCACATGGGCGGCTGGCGCGACGGCGGAACCATCGGGCTGGAGATGACGCCCACCAAGCTGCCTGCCGATCTGCTCGCCGCTGGCATGCCGCCCCAGACCTTTCTCCACAATATGGGGCTGACCGGGGGCACCGCGTGGATCGGCCTTCTCCGCATTGCAGCGGCAAAGCCCGGCGACACGGTTTTCGTGTCCGCCGCCGCAGGCGCCGTTGGCTCGGCGGTGGTCCAGATCGCCAAAGCGCGCGAGATGACGGTTATCGGCTCCGCCGGCGGCGCAGAAAAATGCGGCTGGGTCAAGGATCTGGGAGCCGATGCCGTTGTGGATTACAAGGCGGGCCCGCTGGTCCCCGCGCTCACCGAAGCGCTGGACGGCCTCGGCAAAAGTGGCATCGACGTCTATTTCGACAATGTCGGGGGAGATCATCTCGACGCGGCCTTCGCACTCGCCAATGATTTCGCCCGCTTTGCCATCTGCGGCATGATCGACGTCTATAATGACGGAAAGCCCCAGGAAATGCGCAACCTGATCCGGACGATCCCGGCGCGTATCCGCATGGAGGGCTTTATCTATACCGACCAGTTCTTCGACTGCATGGAAGAATTCTACGCCGACATGGCAGGGCTGATCGCGAGCGGTGCGGTGACGATGCGTGAAACCGTGCGCGACGGGGTCGAAGCGGCGCCCGACGCGTTCCTTGGTTTGTTTTCCGGCGCGAATATCGGAAAGATGCTCGTCCGCGTCTGA
- a CDS encoding N-formylglutamate amidohydrolase yields the protein MPHRTLPPAAIAVQRPDAPGSVVVSIPHAGRLYPPEILAAARVPIADLERLEDRWCDVIAAGAVEAGATVVQALWARAVADCNRGEGQMAPAEVAVPLRAQFSAPGRKERAGLGVVPTRLADCGTLWKRPIDRAALHWRLESLHRPYHAAIAEELAAARDRFGHAILIDLHSMPSIPSGQPGHGARIVIGDRFGTSAGEWLSDLLLDSAARLGVAVTRNQPYAGGHIVRTHGRPLAGVHAVQIEIDRSLYLHPDKSVDAARSGALARWFAGLIDAAGQMRPDGDMLPLAAE from the coding sequence ATGCCCCACCGCACCCTTCCGCCCGCCGCAATCGCGGTCCAACGTCCCGACGCGCCAGGCTCCGTCGTCGTGTCGATCCCGCATGCCGGGCGCCTCTATCCGCCTGAAATACTTGCAGCGGCGCGCGTGCCGATCGCCGATCTCGAGCGGCTGGAGGATCGCTGGTGCGATGTCATCGCGGCGGGTGCGGTCGAGGCCGGCGCGACAGTGGTGCAGGCGCTGTGGGCGCGCGCTGTCGCCGATTGCAATCGCGGCGAGGGGCAGATGGCGCCCGCCGAGGTCGCAGTGCCGCTTCGCGCACAATTTTCGGCGCCGGGCCGCAAGGAGCGCGCCGGGCTGGGCGTCGTGCCGACGCGGCTCGCCGACTGCGGTACATTGTGGAAACGTCCGATCGACCGGGCCGCGCTGCACTGGCGTCTCGAATCGCTGCATCGGCCCTATCATGCAGCAATTGCCGAAGAACTCGCTGCGGCGCGTGATCGCTTCGGCCACGCCATTCTGATCGACCTGCACAGCATGCCTTCGATTCCGTCCGGACAGCCAGGTCATGGGGCGCGCATCGTGATCGGCGATCGCTTCGGCACGTCCGCGGGCGAGTGGCTGTCCGACCTGCTTCTCGACAGTGCCGCACGGCTCGGCGTCGCCGTGACGCGCAACCAGCCCTATGCGGGTGGGCATATCGTGCGGACGCACGGGCGACCGCTGGCGGGCGTCCACGCGGTTCAGATCGAAATCGACCGGAGCCTCTATCTGCACCCCGACAAGAGCGTCGATGCGGCCCGTTCGGGCGCGCTTGCACGCTGGTTCGCCGGCCTGATCGATGCGGCGGGGCAGATGCGTCCCGATGGCGACATGCTGCCGCTGGCCGCCGAATAA
- the cpdR gene encoding cell cycle two-component system response regulator CpdR: MIRILLAEDDDVMREYLARALTSAGYHVTAVDRGTEAVPYIDSGTFDLLLSDIVMPEMDGIELAQHTAKAAPQTQVMFITGFAAVSLRAEENVPQAKLLSKPFHLKDLVREVDMLFGRADRSNQQ; the protein is encoded by the coding sequence ATGATCCGCATCTTGCTCGCCGAAGATGATGATGTGATGCGCGAATATCTGGCGCGGGCGCTGACCAGCGCGGGTTATCATGTGACCGCGGTCGACCGCGGGACCGAAGCGGTCCCCTATATCGATTCGGGCACATTCGACCTGCTCCTCTCCGACATCGTGATGCCCGAAATGGATGGTATCGAGCTGGCGCAGCACACCGCAAAGGCGGCGCCGCAAACGCAGGTGATGTTCATCACCGGATTCGCGGCGGTATCGCTGCGCGCCGAAGAGAATGTCCCGCAAGCCAAGCTGCTGTCCAAGCCCTTTCACCTCAAGGATCTGGTGCGCGAGGTCGATATGCTTTTCGGCCGCGCCGATCGCAGCAACCAACAATAA
- a CDS encoding DEAD/DEAH box helicase: protein MKFADIGLSDELLRAVTEAGYDEPTPIQAGAIPSVLMMRDIIGIAQTGTGKTASFVLPMIDILAHGRARALMPRSLILEPTRELAAQVAENFEKYGKYHKLSMALLIGGVQMGDQIKALERGVDVLIATPGRLMDLFERGKILLTGCELLVIDEADRMLDMGFIPDIENICTKLPANRQTLLFSATMPPPIKKLADKFLSNPKTIEVARPASTNVNITEFLVKTSERGKRETLRGLLEEEDISTAIIFCNRKTTVRELAKSLQRYRYRAGEIHGDMDQSSRIAELDRFKKGDINILVASDVAARGLDVKGVSHVFNFDAPWHPDDYVHRIGRTGRAGAKGRAFTLVSPSDAEAVDNIQKLTGHKIDIFAGGERQEPTEEIEEKQPPQAKKSRRGGAKPKSKDDAPRAESKSSVSRAPERKTPDAPRQKPVRDDEPDDGWNGPMPGFLSVGFGS from the coding sequence ATGAAATTTGCCGACATCGGCCTTTCCGACGAACTTTTGCGCGCTGTGACCGAAGCGGGCTATGACGAACCGACACCGATCCAAGCGGGCGCCATCCCTTCGGTTCTGATGATGCGCGACATTATCGGCATCGCGCAAACGGGCACCGGCAAGACAGCATCCTTTGTGCTGCCGATGATCGACATTCTGGCGCATGGCCGCGCCCGCGCGCTGATGCCGCGCTCGCTGATCCTCGAACCGACGCGCGAACTTGCGGCGCAGGTGGCCGAGAATTTCGAAAAATACGGCAAATATCACAAGCTTTCGATGGCGTTGCTCATCGGCGGCGTCCAGATGGGCGATCAGATCAAGGCGCTCGAAAGGGGCGTCGATGTGCTGATCGCGACGCCCGGCCGCCTGATGGACCTGTTCGAGCGCGGCAAAATATTGCTCACCGGCTGCGAACTCCTCGTCATCGACGAGGCGGACCGGATGCTCGACATGGGGTTCATTCCGGACATCGAGAATATCTGCACCAAGCTGCCGGCGAATCGCCAGACCTTGCTCTTTTCGGCGACGATGCCGCCGCCGATCAAGAAGCTCGCCGACAAATTCCTGTCGAATCCCAAGACGATCGAAGTCGCGCGGCCAGCGAGCACCAACGTCAATATTACCGAGTTCCTGGTCAAGACCAGCGAGCGCGGCAAGCGCGAAACGCTGCGCGGGCTGCTCGAGGAAGAGGATATCAGCACCGCGATCATCTTCTGCAATCGCAAGACGACCGTGCGTGAGCTCGCCAAATCGCTCCAACGCTACCGCTATCGCGCGGGCGAGATCCATGGCGACATGGATCAGTCGAGCCGCATTGCCGAACTCGATCGCTTCAAAAAGGGCGATATCAACATCCTCGTCGCGTCCGACGTCGCGGCCCGGGGTCTCGATGTGAAGGGCGTCAGCCACGTCTTCAACTTCGACGCGCCTTGGCATCCCGACGACTATGTCCACCGCATCGGACGTACCGGGCGGGCAGGGGCGAAGGGCCGGGCCTTCACGCTCGTCAGCCCGTCCGATGCGGAGGCGGTTGACAACATCCAGAAGCTGACCGGCCACAAGATCGATATCTTTGCGGGCGGCGAGCGTCAGGAACCCACCGAAGAGATTGAGGAAAAGCAACCGCCGCAAGCGAAGAAGAGCCGGCGCGGCGGTGCGAAACCGAAATCGAAGGACGATGCACCCCGCGCGGAATCCAAAAGCAGCGTATCCAGGGCCCCCGAACGCAAGACACCTGATGCGCCGCGCCAGAAGCCGGTTCGCGACGACGAACCCGACGACGGCTGGAACGGCCCGATGCCGGGCTTCCTTTCGGTCGGTTTCGGTAGCTAA